One stretch of Chryseobacterium indologenes DNA includes these proteins:
- a CDS encoding carboxy terminal-processing peptidase — translation MWKNFKLNKFLLLIPLTSLMFCFNSPKNDDEKMQTIMVSVKNTLSYLHYSPKPINDAYSKDVYKHYFELVDPAKRYFLQSDMDEFNKHETKLDDYINQGDLSFYKLTIDRLYQRVDEIDKITQDIFSKPINLQEDETLTLEPKLKKVPANKQEQYNEWKKFIKYNILQEVESMNSKEEAQKEKKDSVQKYKLNDTIKLKVLTQDEKIKKATDEVKDLVKETFTRFKKRKKMDWFTVYMNAYTEVFDPHTNYYSPKDKEDFDTQFTGKVIGIGALIQEKKGNLYLGALTIGAPAWKSKQLSEGDKILKVKSKPKDDAVNVVGMLSDEAVRLIRGEKGTPVTLTVQKKDGTIKDVTMIREEVAIEDTFARSIVVNAPNGKKYGFINLPSFNADFENSKGRNASDDIKNEIIKLKAQNIEGIILDLRNNGGGSLTEVGDIMGLFMDAGPYVQVKDGNGKIQTLKNKYEAPIWTGPLVIMQNELSASASEILAGVMQDYGRAMVIGSPQSFGKGTVQTFVDLNRFLNTEDDFGSLKLTIQKFYRITGESTQRKGIVSDIQMKDFFTYAEVGERYDDFALAWDKIPATKFEKLNYFNIQALEKASADRMAKNKNYQLLLESAQWREKLDKEENITLNINKFNEVMKHRKSQIEKFKVLTKFENGLQFIMYPSEIEREKKDEAFKKKSEMWIKNLKKDLYLQEAMNIVSDMGVKS, via the coding sequence ATGTGGAAAAATTTCAAACTGAATAAATTTTTACTACTGATTCCATTAACCAGTCTAATGTTTTGCTTCAACTCGCCAAAGAACGATGATGAAAAGATGCAGACAATAATGGTGAGCGTAAAAAATACCCTTTCTTACCTGCATTATAGTCCGAAGCCAATCAATGATGCTTACTCAAAAGATGTTTATAAACACTATTTTGAATTGGTAGACCCTGCCAAAAGATATTTCCTGCAATCTGATATGGATGAATTCAACAAGCACGAAACAAAGCTTGATGATTATATCAATCAGGGGGATTTAAGTTTTTATAAACTTACGATTGACAGACTTTACCAAAGGGTAGATGAAATTGATAAAATTACTCAGGACATTTTCAGTAAGCCTATTAATCTTCAGGAGGATGAAACCCTTACACTGGAGCCGAAGCTTAAAAAAGTACCCGCAAATAAGCAGGAACAGTATAATGAATGGAAAAAATTCATCAAATACAACATTCTTCAGGAGGTTGAATCAATGAATAGTAAAGAAGAAGCTCAGAAAGAGAAAAAAGATTCTGTTCAGAAATATAAATTAAACGATACTATTAAGCTTAAAGTTCTTACTCAGGATGAGAAGATCAAAAAAGCAACGGATGAAGTGAAAGATCTTGTAAAAGAGACCTTTACCAGATTCAAAAAAAGAAAGAAAATGGATTGGTTTACAGTGTATATGAATGCCTATACTGAAGTATTCGATCCACACACCAACTATTATTCTCCAAAAGATAAAGAAGATTTTGATACTCAGTTTACCGGAAAAGTGATCGGTATTGGAGCATTAATTCAGGAGAAAAAAGGAAATCTTTACCTTGGTGCCCTTACCATTGGTGCTCCTGCATGGAAATCCAAGCAGCTTTCTGAGGGAGATAAGATCCTGAAGGTAAAATCAAAGCCAAAAGACGATGCTGTAAATGTAGTAGGAATGCTTTCTGATGAAGCTGTAAGGTTAATCAGAGGAGAAAAAGGAACACCTGTTACTTTAACTGTTCAGAAAAAAGACGGTACGATCAAGGATGTAACGATGATTCGTGAAGAAGTTGCTATTGAAGATACTTTTGCAAGAAGTATTGTAGTTAATGCTCCGAATGGTAAAAAATACGGGTTTATCAATCTTCCAAGTTTTAACGCCGATTTTGAAAACTCAAAAGGAAGAAATGCTTCTGATGATATCAAAAATGAGATTATTAAACTTAAAGCTCAGAATATTGAAGGAATTATTCTTGATCTTAGAAACAACGGTGGTGGATCACTAACGGAAGTAGGGGATATTATGGGACTTTTCATGGATGCCGGACCTTATGTACAGGTGAAGGATGGAAACGGGAAAATACAGACTCTAAAGAACAAATATGAAGCCCCAATATGGACAGGTCCGCTTGTTATTATGCAAAACGAGCTATCAGCATCTGCTTCTGAGATTCTTGCAGGAGTAATGCAGGACTACGGAAGAGCTATGGTAATCGGATCTCCACAGTCCTTTGGAAAAGGAACCGTTCAGACTTTTGTTGATCTGAACAGATTCCTGAATACAGAAGATGATTTCGGATCTTTAAAACTAACGATTCAGAAGTTCTATAGAATTACAGGAGAATCTACACAACGAAAAGGAATTGTTTCTGATATTCAGATGAAAGATTTCTTTACGTATGCCGAAGTAGGAGAACGTTATGACGACTTTGCCCTGGCTTGGGATAAAATTCCGGCTACTAAATTCGAGAAACTGAATTATTTTAACATCCAGGCTCTTGAAAAAGCAAGTGCAGACAGAATGGCTAAGAACAAGAATTACCAGCTTCTGTTAGAATCGGCTCAATGGAGAGAAAAACTGGATAAGGAAGAAAACATTACTTTAAACATCAACAAATTCAATGAAGTAATGAAGCACAGAAAATCTCAGATTGAAAAATTCAAAGTATTGACAAAATTTGAGAATGGGCTGCAGTTCATTATGTATCCAAGTGAAATTGAAAGAGAGAAAAAAGATGAGGCTTTCAAAAAGAAATCTGAAATGTGGATTAAGAACCTGAAAAAGGATCTCTACCTACAGGAAGCAATGAATATTGTATCAGATATGGGAGTAAAATCATAA
- a CDS encoding superoxide dismutase family protein, whose product MKVQTLALLAGCAFLAASCGTTKTYTVNAKSGTQTGGTAKFTQQGNDVIMKLNVTNLTPGIHAVHIHEKGDCSAADGTSTGGHWNPSKNDHGKWGAEHFHMGDIGNLVADQNGTAVLTFKTDKWCLGCTDESKNIIGKGLIVHAAADDFHTQPTGNAGGRVGCVEIK is encoded by the coding sequence ATGAAAGTACAAACACTAGCATTATTGGCAGGATGTGCATTTTTGGCTGCTTCATGCGGAACTACAAAAACGTACACCGTAAACGCCAAAAGCGGAACTCAGACAGGTGGAACGGCAAAATTTACCCAACAGGGAAATGATGTAATCATGAAACTGAATGTAACTAACCTTACCCCTGGAATCCATGCAGTACACATTCATGAAAAAGGAGACTGCTCTGCAGCAGACGGAACCTCTACAGGCGGACACTGGAACCCTTCCAAGAACGATCATGGAAAATGGGGTGCTGAACATTTCCACATGGGAGATATCGGAAATCTTGTCGCTGATCAGAACGGAACTGCCGTTTTAACTTTCAAGACTGATAAATGGTGTCTGGGTTGTACAGATGAATCTAAAAACATCATCGGAAAAGGTCTTATTGTACATGCAGCAGCTGATGATTTCCACACGCAGCCTACCGGAAATGCCGGAGGAAGAGTGGGATGTGTAGAAATTAAGTAA
- a CDS encoding TonB-dependent receptor yields the protein MKTQGHKILLLIALITFAIGYSQTKISGRVIFKNKGISEVNVTLKDTYDGATTDSQGNFSFETSEKGNHQITFTHPKYEDVEKMITIENQNIIINADLKEQISEIDAVVVSAGSIEASDKKRATALLSPIDIYTTAGSDGQISSALNYLPGVQKVGESGGLFIRGGTGAESKIFMDGSLINNYFSNSVPGIAGRDQFNTSLFKGNIFSSGGYSALYGQALSGVLMLESVDLPDQSSYNFGVSPIFLDAGFQKLGTQKNYSFGASAGYSLLSLMQKVFNFNTDFINAPQGFNSDFNFRFKTKSGGFFKYYGMYNSNKMGVKTESLEPGYEFGLVRLKGKTTYHNLSFRQKFGKYLLNVSGSYSYNQSDLNFSTETNGVESGNGRLLNDGNYINFKTIFERKINRISALRGGFELNNSDENLNFENIQKNYKDLISSVFIETDLGFSNALSAKVGVRAENSSYLGKSNIAPRFALAYRLAEKWTANLAYGIFYQNPESKYINSPANLDFQKSQHYIFQLQRSSEGRSLRLEAFYKKYDQLIKTFNILPGKEQNQQVQTALNNDGYGYAKGLELFWRDNKKTFKNIDYWVTYSFLDSKRDFINYPVSLKPGFAAEHTLSAVVKRFIPEWKLGVNLSYTYAKGRPYYDIATEFSNGEMINYTRNEGRLKDYNALNISFNYLPAIGKKDAKAFPVFVLSISNVLGSKNIYGYNFSANGSRSSAIVPPVNTFVFIGAFISFGVDKTEDAINNNL from the coding sequence ATGAAAACGCAAGGACATAAAATACTTCTTCTGATAGCACTGATCACTTTTGCAATCGGATATTCCCAGACCAAGATCTCAGGTAGAGTAATCTTTAAAAACAAAGGGATAAGTGAAGTAAATGTTACGCTTAAAGACACTTATGATGGAGCTACTACCGATTCCCAAGGTAACTTTTCATTTGAAACTTCGGAAAAAGGAAACCATCAGATCACTTTTACTCATCCCAAATATGAAGATGTGGAAAAGATGATTACTATTGAAAATCAAAATATTATCATTAATGCAGATCTTAAAGAACAAATCAGTGAAATAGATGCTGTAGTGGTTTCTGCAGGTTCCATTGAAGCCAGTGACAAAAAACGGGCTACCGCACTATTAAGTCCCATTGATATTTATACTACAGCTGGATCGGATGGGCAGATATCATCAGCTTTAAACTACCTGCCGGGCGTTCAGAAAGTAGGCGAATCCGGAGGTCTTTTCATTCGAGGAGGTACAGGTGCTGAATCTAAGATTTTTATGGATGGAAGTCTCATTAATAATTATTTTTCTAATTCTGTACCGGGGATTGCAGGGAGGGATCAGTTCAATACCTCACTTTTTAAGGGAAATATATTTTCAAGCGGTGGATATTCTGCCTTATATGGTCAGGCCCTTTCAGGTGTATTGATGCTGGAAAGTGTGGATCTTCCGGATCAGAGTTCATACAATTTTGGAGTTTCTCCCATTTTTTTAGATGCAGGATTTCAAAAATTGGGTACTCAGAAAAATTATTCTTTTGGAGCTTCAGCAGGATATTCTCTCTTAAGTCTGATGCAAAAGGTTTTTAATTTTAATACTGATTTTATTAATGCTCCTCAGGGATTCAACAGTGATTTTAATTTTAGATTTAAAACAAAATCCGGGGGCTTTTTTAAATATTATGGGATGTATAATTCCAATAAAATGGGTGTGAAAACAGAAAGTCTGGAACCGGGATATGAATTCGGATTGGTAAGATTAAAAGGCAAAACAACCTATCACAATTTGTCTTTCAGACAAAAATTCGGAAAATATCTTCTCAATGTAAGCGGTTCTTATTCTTATAACCAGTCAGATCTTAACTTTTCTACAGAAACTAACGGGGTGGAAAGTGGCAACGGCAGATTGCTGAATGATGGGAACTATATTAATTTTAAAACCATTTTTGAAAGAAAAATTAATAGGATCAGCGCTTTAAGAGGAGGTTTTGAATTGAATAATAGTGATGAAAATCTGAATTTTGAAAATATTCAGAAGAATTATAAAGATTTGATTTCCTCGGTATTCATAGAAACAGATCTTGGATTCAGTAATGCATTGTCTGCCAAGGTTGGGGTAAGAGCAGAAAACTCATCTTATCTGGGTAAAAGTAATATAGCACCCCGTTTCGCATTGGCATACCGTCTTGCTGAAAAGTGGACTGCGAATTTAGCCTATGGAATTTTCTATCAGAATCCTGAAAGTAAATACATTAATAGTCCGGCAAATCTGGATTTTCAAAAATCACAACATTATATATTTCAGCTTCAGAGAAGCTCGGAAGGAAGAAGTTTACGTTTGGAAGCTTTTTATAAAAAATATGACCAGCTTATCAAAACATTTAATATTCTTCCCGGAAAAGAACAGAACCAACAGGTTCAGACTGCTCTGAATAATGATGGCTATGGTTATGCAAAAGGGTTGGAATTATTTTGGAGAGACAATAAAAAGACATTTAAAAATATAGATTATTGGGTAACGTATTCTTTTCTGGATTCAAAGAGAGACTTTATAAATTATCCGGTAAGCTTAAAGCCGGGTTTTGCAGCAGAACACACCCTTTCTGCAGTAGTCAAAAGATTCATTCCAGAGTGGAAATTGGGCGTGAATTTATCCTACACGTATGCTAAAGGCCGTCCTTATTATGATATTGCCACTGAATTCAGCAATGGAGAAATGATTAATTATACCAGAAATGAAGGAAGATTGAAGGATTACAATGCTTTGAATATCAGCTTTAATTACCTTCCTGCTATAGGAAAAAAAGATGCTAAAGCATTTCCTGTATTTGTATTGAGTATTTCAAATGTTCTTGGATCTAAAAATATATACGGATATAATTTTTCAGCAAACGGATCAAGAAGCTCAGCAATAGTTCCACCGGTCAATACCTTTGTTTTTATAGGTGCCTTCATAAGCTTTGGAGTAGATAAAACTGAGGATGCGATTAATAATAACTTATAA
- a CDS encoding 2TM domain-containing protein: MKRKDIITMFWISFIVSMFFFFAFTGEKNLENFVLTIFISLLYTFVLGGGNGLLNSFLNKKFPWSEETSKRAVISIISVIIINIILVYFCNYINFVLIQKAATTEEYFSGKYNLANWFTINIALLISAFLHAKSFMLELKKTSRKEVVEQKLIAKSANAQFESLKNQLDPHFLFNSLNVLSSLIDENPNQAQKFTASMSKIYRYVLEQKDKELVTVEDEIEFARTYCDLLKTRFENSVDFTFDVKKEDYRKFVVPLSLQLLLENCIKHNFATSSKPLAIRIFSENDILCIENNLQVREQIKESSGIGLANIVQRYSLLTKRNVFIEKSEDYFKVKLPMLINKPHIVSEKQDDDLKAYKKAQKRMKEIKDFYINLISYCIVIPFLIFINLFTKSSFHWFWFPIFGWGIGVASHAFQVFGVGDSWQEKKIREIMNNQKNNNNGNI, translated from the coding sequence ATGAAACGCAAGGATATTATAACCATGTTTTGGATTTCATTCATAGTCTCTATGTTTTTCTTTTTTGCCTTTACAGGAGAGAAAAATCTGGAAAACTTTGTATTAACCATATTCATTTCCCTACTCTATACTTTTGTATTAGGAGGCGGAAACGGGCTTTTGAATAGCTTTCTGAACAAAAAATTTCCCTGGTCTGAAGAAACATCCAAAAGAGCGGTAATTAGCATTATTTCTGTTATTATTATCAACATTATATTGGTTTATTTTTGCAATTACATCAATTTTGTATTGATTCAGAAAGCGGCTACTACCGAAGAATATTTTTCCGGAAAATATAACCTTGCCAATTGGTTTACCATTAATATTGCATTGCTTATTTCTGCCTTTCTTCATGCCAAGAGTTTTATGCTGGAACTGAAGAAGACTTCCAGAAAAGAAGTGGTAGAGCAGAAGCTTATCGCTAAATCTGCCAATGCACAGTTTGAAAGTTTAAAAAATCAGCTGGATCCACATTTCCTTTTTAATTCTTTAAATGTTTTAAGCTCATTAATTGATGAAAATCCTAATCAGGCACAGAAGTTTACCGCTTCTATGTCAAAGATTTACCGATATGTACTTGAACAAAAAGATAAAGAGCTGGTAACAGTGGAAGATGAAATAGAATTTGCCAGAACCTACTGTGATCTTTTAAAAACAAGGTTCGAAAATAGTGTTGATTTTACTTTTGATGTTAAGAAAGAAGACTACAGAAAGTTTGTGGTCCCTCTTTCATTACAGCTTTTGTTGGAAAACTGTATCAAACACAATTTTGCCACATCATCAAAGCCATTGGCCATCAGGATCTTTTCAGAAAATGATATCCTTTGCATTGAGAATAATTTACAGGTTAGGGAGCAGATCAAGGAAAGCTCCGGAATAGGGTTGGCTAATATTGTACAACGGTATTCCCTGCTTACCAAGAGAAATGTGTTCATCGAAAAATCTGAAGATTATTTTAAAGTAAAACTTCCGATGTTGATAAATAAGCCACATATTGTCAGTGAAAAACAAGATGACGATCTTAAAGCTTATAAGAAGGCTCAGAAGAGAATGAAGGAGATTAAAGACTTTTATATAAATCTGATTTCTTACTGTATTGTGATTCCTTTTTTGATCTTTATTAATCTTTTTACCAAAAGCTCTTTTCACTGGTTTTGGTTTCCGATATTCGGCTGGGGAATTGGGGTTGCTTCACATGCTTTTCAGGTTTTCGGAGTTGGAGATTCCTGGCAGGAAAAGAAAATTCGTGAAATTATGAACAACCAAAAAAACAATAATAATGGAAACATTTGA
- a CDS encoding 2TM domain-containing protein encodes METFDENDIQYQKAKRYVEKLRGFYAHLFVYIVINIMIAIYNYSHLKPGESYFEFKNFFTLTFWGIGLLAHGITIFLSKNGFMQNWEEKKIRELMKKEKENQ; translated from the coding sequence ATGGAAACATTTGATGAAAATGATATTCAATATCAGAAAGCAAAAAGATATGTTGAGAAATTAAGAGGTTTTTATGCTCATTTATTTGTTTATATTGTCATTAACATAATGATTGCTATTTACAATTATAGTCATCTGAAACCTGGAGAAAGCTATTTTGAGTTTAAAAATTTCTTTACACTTACATTTTGGGGGATTGGATTATTGGCCCATGGCATAACCATTTTTCTTTCAAAAAACGGGTTTATGCAGAATTGGGAGGAGAAAAAGATTAGGGAACTGATGAAAAAAGAGAAGGAAAATCAATAG
- a CDS encoding methyltransferase family protein, whose amino-acid sequence MKILQILYILSMMIWFLSEFLYKNMLKSGKDDKKGKDKSTLNILWLAIPFSIASAVTISYVSTLPISQGNWTMYWGEALILIGIIFRFIIIRSLGRYFTVDVTIKEDHRIKKEGFYKYLRHPSYAFSLLTSLGLGLYLNNWLSFIFALVPPFLAFTYRIKIEEQALVEQFGDEYIQYRKTTKKLIPFIY is encoded by the coding sequence ATGAAGATTTTACAAATATTGTACATATTATCTATGATGATATGGTTTCTCAGTGAGTTTCTTTATAAAAACATGCTGAAATCCGGTAAAGATGATAAAAAAGGGAAGGATAAATCTACTCTTAATATCCTATGGCTGGCCATTCCTTTTTCAATTGCATCAGCGGTAACAATTTCTTATGTATCAACGTTACCGATCAGCCAGGGGAACTGGACGATGTATTGGGGAGAAGCATTGATCCTTATTGGTATTATTTTCAGGTTTATCATTATCAGATCTTTGGGTAGATATTTTACGGTGGATGTTACCATTAAAGAAGATCACAGGATCAAAAAAGAAGGATTTTATAAATACTTGAGACATCCTTCTTATGCCTTTTCGTTGCTTACTTCATTGGGTCTCGGATTATACCTGAATAACTGGTTGTCTTTCATTTTTGCCCTTGTGCCTCCGTTTTTGGCTTTTACTTACAGAATAAAAATAGAAGAACAGGCTCTTGTAGAACAATTTGGTGACGAATATATCCAGTATAGAAAAACCACAAAAAAACTCATTCCGTTTATCTACTAA
- a CDS encoding 2TM domain-containing protein, which produces METFNKETTAYERASKRVKELKEFYGNLTSFCIVIPFLAFLNLMTAPGYLWFLWPMLGWGIGITFHAVNVFGIGKSWEEKKMKELMAEEKDKIKTL; this is translated from the coding sequence ATGGAAACTTTTAATAAAGAAACAACAGCTTACGAAAGAGCATCAAAAAGAGTAAAAGAGCTAAAAGAATTTTACGGAAATCTTACCTCTTTCTGTATTGTTATTCCGTTTCTGGCTTTTTTAAATCTTATGACAGCCCCTGGTTATTTATGGTTTTTATGGCCAATGCTGGGCTGGGGAATCGGGATTACATTTCATGCGGTCAATGTATTTGGAATTGGAAAAAGTTGGGAAGAGAAAAAGATGAAAGAGTTGATGGCTGAAGAGAAAGATAAAATTAAAACGTTATAA
- a CDS encoding 2TM domain-containing protein, whose translation MNNHKTYNRVQQIKKFYKSLMWFGMITAIVLGNDWYNDELHYKIFGGHLLLVIWAGYLGIKAISLFTFNEEWEQKMMNKQTGKN comes from the coding sequence ATGAATAATCATAAAACTTACAACAGAGTACAGCAAATAAAAAAATTCTATAAAAGCCTTATGTGGTTTGGAATGATCACAGCAATTGTTCTTGGGAATGATTGGTATAATGATGAATTACATTACAAAATTTTTGGCGGGCACCTTCTATTAGTTATCTGGGCTGGGTATTTAGGAATTAAGGCTATTTCTTTATTCACTTTTAATGAAGAATGGGAGCAAAAAATGATGAATAAACAAACAGGTAAAAACTAA
- a CDS encoding 2TM domain-containing protein, whose protein sequence is MDYNRAYNRVQQLKKFYKNLMWFGIISLVIIGDDWFNDELRYQIFGGHLLLSIWALVLVVKAISLFIFNDEWEQGIIEKEVGKNKKTVNF, encoded by the coding sequence ATGGATTATAACAGAGCATACAACAGAGTACAGCAATTGAAGAAATTCTATAAAAACCTCATGTGGTTTGGAATTATATCATTAGTCATTATTGGAGATGACTGGTTTAATGATGAATTGCGTTACCAAATATTCGGCGGACATTTGCTTTTAAGTATTTGGGCATTGGTTCTTGTAGTGAAAGCTATTTCTTTATTTATTTTTAATGACGAATGGGAGCAGGGAATCATTGAAAAAGAAGTGGGGAAAAATAAGAAAACGGTAAATTTTTAA
- a CDS encoding LytR/AlgR family response regulator transcription factor, with product MIKTVIIEDEKPASRKLERMLSNFPDIEVVAKIESVEEGIAWFSENEHPQLIFSDIVLGDGLSFDIFEKAPTKGFIIYTTAFDQYTLKAFKLNSIDYLLKPILEEDLSGAIEKFKSFIPSNNDIGSQDIKQLIRKEKSVLSRVLVKIGYNLKIVQTHEISCFFSENKIVYLQTDERSFPSDFTLDELADILDEKKFFRVNRQFIINSDYIKNIHTSPYYKVELEFQPQEEITISRDRVKDFKDWLVS from the coding sequence ATGATTAAAACTGTTATTATCGAAGATGAAAAACCTGCTTCAAGGAAATTAGAGAGAATGTTAAGTAATTTCCCTGATATTGAAGTCGTTGCCAAAATTGAATCCGTAGAAGAAGGAATTGCATGGTTTTCTGAAAATGAGCATCCACAGCTGATTTTTTCTGACATTGTTCTGGGAGACGGACTGTCGTTCGATATCTTTGAAAAAGCTCCTACCAAAGGTTTTATTATATATACAACAGCTTTCGATCAGTATACTTTAAAAGCCTTTAAATTAAATAGTATAGATTACCTATTGAAACCAATTCTTGAAGAAGATCTTTCAGGGGCTATTGAGAAATTTAAGTCTTTTATACCTTCAAATAATGATATTGGATCGCAGGATATCAAGCAGCTGATAAGAAAAGAAAAATCTGTTCTTTCAAGAGTTTTAGTGAAAATAGGATATAATCTTAAAATTGTTCAGACCCACGAGATAAGTTGTTTTTTCAGTGAAAATAAGATTGTATATCTCCAGACAGATGAGCGTTCTTTTCCTTCAGATTTTACTTTAGATGAGTTAGCCGATATACTGGATGAAAAAAAGTTTTTCCGTGTTAACAGACAGTTTATTATCAATTCTGATTACATTAAAAACATTCATACTTCACCCTATTACAAAGTAGAACTTGAATTTCAGCCTCAGGAAGAAATTACCATAAGCCGGGATCGTGTCAAAGATTTTAAAGACTGGCTCGTAAGCTAA
- a CDS encoding DUF6051 family protein produces the protein MEYYELYEVLKSHFDSRKKIVEIRDLNVTIESIPFESKVSDVLYGSDNLDCSKHHHSLKINENSYLIYHQPSIDIKDFDIECNKNFEYHILKRADMETADGCIIFFHGLNEKKWDKYLPWAYELAQRTHKAVILFPIAFHMDRAEAIWSDRHKMTEIVKFRKEKYPENTHFSYVNAATSSRLEAHPQRIFWSGLQTYSDIIEVVKEIKNNRIKSIASEASLDLFGYSIGSFLSLIIKMADPHAFFTQSKVFCFCGGMTIDRMFPISKYIMDSQATIKMQSVFTELLSSDFKFDNRLKHYQDEVLHPHESWFKKMLRYNYFQREREERIQEIHSQIKAYVLEKDNVAPPIEALNTLQGGYRHINVDIEIKDFPFDYSHMVPFPLTQKHKTEITEAFHQFIQSASDFYSQPSQ, from the coding sequence ATGGAATATTATGAATTATATGAAGTTTTGAAAAGTCATTTTGATTCCAGAAAAAAAATTGTGGAGATCAGAGATTTGAATGTAACCATTGAATCTATTCCTTTTGAATCCAAAGTTTCGGATGTGCTTTATGGTTCTGATAATCTGGATTGTTCTAAACATCATCATTCATTGAAAATCAATGAGAATTCTTATTTGATATACCATCAACCTTCAATAGATATAAAGGATTTTGATATTGAATGTAATAAAAATTTCGAGTATCATATTCTCAAAAGAGCTGATATGGAAACAGCGGATGGCTGCATTATTTTTTTTCATGGACTGAATGAAAAGAAATGGGATAAATATCTTCCTTGGGCCTATGAATTGGCACAGAGAACCCATAAAGCGGTCATATTATTTCCTATAGCCTTCCACATGGATCGTGCTGAAGCCATCTGGAGTGATCGTCACAAAATGACAGAAATTGTCAAGTTCAGAAAAGAAAAATATCCTGAAAATACTCATTTTTCTTATGTAAATGCAGCAACCAGCTCAAGACTGGAAGCTCATCCTCAACGAATTTTCTGGTCAGGATTACAAACGTATTCAGATATCATTGAAGTCGTAAAGGAAATTAAAAACAATAGAATTAAAAGCATTGCTTCGGAGGCAAGCTTGGACTTGTTTGGATATTCAATAGGTTCATTCCTGTCTTTGATTATTAAAATGGCTGATCCGCATGCTTTTTTTACACAATCCAAAGTTTTTTGTTTTTGTGGTGGTATGACCATTGACCGGATGTTTCCAATTTCAAAATACATCATGGATTCGCAGGCTACGATTAAAATGCAATCTGTTTTTACAGAGTTATTAAGTTCTGATTTTAAGTTTGACAACAGGCTGAAGCATTATCAGGATGAGGTACTGCATCCCCATGAAAGCTGGTTCAAAAAAATGCTCAGATACAATTATTTTCAAAGGGAAAGAGAGGAACGAATACAAGAGATCCACTCCCAAATAAAGGCTTATGTCTTAGAAAAAGATAACGTTGCTCCTCCAATAGAAGCATTAAATACACTACAGGGAGGCTACAGACACATCAATGTAGATATTGAAATAAAGGACTTTCCTTTTGATTATTCTCACATGGTTCCATTTCCTCTGACACAAAAACACAAGACCGAAATAACGGAAGCTTTTCATCAGTTTATACAATCTGCCAGTGATTTTTATTCTCAACCCTCACAATGA